In Nocardia asteroides, the following proteins share a genomic window:
- the rnpA gene encoding ribonuclease P protein component, producing MLPEPYRLHHRAEFSRTVRRGQRIGRRDLVVHAFTHTYDDVADVDSLIRIGGPRFGLIVSKAVGNAVVRHRVARRLRHMCAQVVDELPAGTDVVIRALPGAATADSAELLRQLRTGLRKLGLRSAPEPALGRTPVGERR from the coding sequence GTGTTGCCTGAGCCGTATCGGTTGCACCACCGTGCCGAATTCTCCCGCACGGTGCGCCGCGGTCAGCGAATCGGGAGGCGAGATCTCGTCGTACATGCGTTCACGCATACGTACGACGATGTCGCCGACGTCGATTCCCTGATCCGGATCGGTGGGCCGCGGTTCGGGTTGATTGTGAGCAAGGCGGTGGGTAACGCGGTGGTTCGCCACCGGGTGGCCCGCCGCCTGCGTCATATGTGCGCCCAGGTCGTCGACGAACTGCCCGCGGGTACCGATGTGGTGATCCGGGCGCTGCCCGGGGCGGCCACCGCCGACTCCGCCGAGTTGCTGCGCCAGCTGCGCACCGGACTACGCAAGCTCGGCTTGCGCAGTGCACCGGAGCCCGCGCTCGGTCGCACCCCGGTCGGTGAGCGGCGATGA
- the recF gene encoding DNA replication/repair protein RecF (All proteins in this family for which functions are known are DNA-binding proteins that assist the filamentation of RecA onto DNA for the initiation of recombination or recombinational repair.) has product MFIRALSVRDFRSWEHAELELSPGRTVLLGANGNGKTNLLEAIGYLATLGSHRVSADAPLIRMGATQARIGATVVNTGRELRVDVELKQGSANRAQINRSPVRRSREILGILQTVLFAPEDLSLVRGDPGERRRFLDELCTARLPRLAGVRADYDKVLRQRSALLKTAGRHVRSRADLSTLDVWDGHLAEHASVLLAQRLRLVHDLYPYLAQAYRSIAPESRPAAIAYRSSYLPPELLDPAREPGADDVALLHEIVLRELSTARPRELERGVCLVGPHRDDLELLLGSAPAKGFASHGESWSFALALRLASFELLRSAGTEPVLLLDDVFAELDRRRRTALAEVAAGAEQVLITAAVAEDVPAELAAEPLRVQTTGEADRRTSRIVAEQSEDMHR; this is encoded by the coding sequence ATGTTCATTCGTGCGCTGTCGGTCCGTGATTTCCGGTCGTGGGAACATGCCGAACTGGAGTTGTCCCCAGGGCGCACGGTGCTGTTGGGGGCGAACGGCAACGGCAAGACCAACCTGCTCGAGGCGATCGGGTATCTGGCGACGCTCGGTTCACACCGCGTCTCCGCCGACGCTCCGCTGATCCGGATGGGCGCGACGCAGGCCAGGATCGGGGCGACCGTGGTCAACACGGGCCGCGAACTGCGCGTCGACGTGGAACTCAAGCAGGGCAGTGCCAACCGGGCCCAGATCAACCGGTCGCCGGTGCGCCGGTCCAGGGAGATCCTCGGGATCCTGCAGACGGTGCTGTTCGCGCCGGAGGATCTGTCGCTGGTGCGCGGCGATCCGGGGGAGCGGCGCCGCTTCCTCGACGAGTTGTGCACAGCCCGGCTGCCCAGGCTGGCCGGCGTCCGCGCCGATTACGACAAGGTACTGCGGCAGCGTTCGGCACTGTTGAAAACCGCTGGGCGCCATGTGCGTTCCCGTGCCGATCTGAGCACCCTGGACGTGTGGGACGGGCATCTGGCCGAGCACGCGTCGGTGCTGCTGGCGCAGCGATTGCGCCTGGTCCACGACCTGTATCCGTATCTGGCGCAGGCGTATCGATCGATCGCGCCCGAATCACGTCCCGCCGCAATCGCTTACCGGTCGAGCTATCTGCCGCCCGAGTTGCTCGACCCGGCCAGGGAGCCCGGCGCCGACGATGTGGCGCTGCTGCACGAGATCGTGCTGCGCGAGTTGTCCACAGCCAGACCGAGGGAACTGGAACGGGGCGTGTGCCTGGTCGGCCCGCACCGCGACGATCTCGAGCTGCTGCTCGGCAGCGCGCCCGCGAAGGGGTTCGCCAGTCACGGTGAGTCCTGGTCGTTCGCGCTGGCGCTGCGGCTGGCCTCGTTCGAGCTGCTGCGCAGTGCGGGCACCGAGCCGGTGCTGTTGCTCGACGACGTGTTCGCCGAGCTGGACCGGCGCAGGCGGACCGCGCTGGCGGAGGTCGCCGCGGGCGCGGAGCAGGTGCTCATCACGGCGGCGGTTGCCGAGGACGTGCCCGCCGAGCTGGCCGCCGAGCCGCTGCGGGTGCAGACCACCGGGGAGGCCGACCGGCGTACCTCGCGGATCGTCGCCGAACAATCCGAAGATATGCACAGATAG
- the dnaA gene encoding chromosomal replication initiator protein DnaA, with amino-acid sequence MDDEQNVLATVWPEVVAELTTGSADGAIPAVSRAQQAWLKLVKPLTVAQGFALLSVPSSLAQEAIERDLREPILRSLGRRLGPQVEGLGVRIAAPSPAAGERAGSSPRHARMTSRPERPREQARPPSGYPGPDFGVPDYAARGEYGRPRYGAGEYPGGAGEYGNDYPAGAEYPATGDYGSGYGGRDYPGQPGEYGERPDYQSHREYPADTEYRQPDTDYRQPEPEYRQPEPEYQQQPDFPQQAEYAQTPDYSQNPEFGAERPEFPGTDFEPTAVYPVPDYAGGEFGGRGEFRGGRPEPRPAEPAQQARREPSGSPRREHIPPGQESLFTPDPPPQRAPSRGRAPQPEEPLAARVEEPVVEAAPEPLRPGTPGAEPAEDEPVVDARNNWPTYFNKSPEAPPQASSSASLNAKYTFETFVIGASNRFAHAAAVAIAEAPARAYNPLFVWGASGLGKTHLLHAAGHYAQRLFPGMRVKYVSTEEFTNDFINSLRDDRKVAFKRRYRETDILLVDDIQFIEGKEGIQEEFFHTFNTLHNANKQIVVSSDRPPKQLATLEERLRTRFEWGLITDVQPPELETRIAILRKKARMDRLDVPHDVLELIASRVERNIRELEGALIRVTAFASLNGQPLDLSLAEVVLRDLMPDTAALEINAATIMAVTAEYFNTTLEELTGPGKARPLAQARQIAMYLCRELTDLSLPKIGQAFGRDHTTVMYAEKKVRKEMTERRRVYDQVQELTARIKQRSR; translated from the coding sequence ATGGACGACGAGCAGAATGTGCTGGCCACTGTTTGGCCGGAGGTGGTTGCCGAGCTCACCACCGGCTCCGCCGACGGCGCCATTCCCGCGGTCAGCCGCGCCCAGCAGGCCTGGCTGAAGCTGGTCAAACCGCTCACCGTCGCCCAGGGCTTCGCGTTGCTGTCGGTTCCTTCGTCGCTGGCACAGGAGGCGATCGAGCGCGATCTGCGTGAGCCCATCCTGCGTTCGCTGGGCCGCAGGCTCGGGCCGCAGGTGGAAGGACTCGGTGTTCGCATCGCCGCGCCGAGCCCGGCCGCGGGGGAGCGGGCGGGTAGTTCGCCCCGGCACGCCAGGATGACCAGCAGGCCGGAGCGGCCGCGGGAGCAGGCGCGTCCGCCCTCGGGCTACCCCGGCCCCGATTTCGGCGTCCCCGACTACGCCGCGCGCGGTGAGTACGGCAGGCCGCGCTACGGCGCGGGCGAGTACCCCGGCGGTGCCGGCGAGTACGGCAACGACTACCCGGCCGGCGCGGAGTACCCCGCCACCGGCGACTACGGCTCGGGTTACGGCGGCCGCGACTACCCCGGGCAGCCGGGCGAGTACGGCGAGCGCCCCGACTATCAGAGCCACCGCGAGTACCCGGCCGACACCGAGTACCGCCAGCCCGACACCGACTACCGTCAGCCCGAGCCGGAGTACCGCCAGCCCGAGCCCGAGTATCAGCAGCAGCCAGACTTCCCGCAGCAGGCCGAGTACGCGCAGACTCCGGACTATTCGCAGAACCCGGAGTTCGGTGCCGAACGCCCCGAGTTCCCCGGTACCGATTTCGAACCGACCGCGGTGTACCCGGTGCCTGACTACGCCGGCGGTGAGTTCGGCGGCCGCGGCGAGTTCCGTGGCGGCCGCCCCGAGCCGCGCCCGGCCGAGCCCGCCCAGCAGGCCCGGCGCGAGCCGAGCGGTTCGCCGCGCCGCGAGCACATCCCGCCCGGCCAGGAATCGCTGTTCACTCCCGACCCGCCGCCGCAGCGCGCGCCGAGCCGCGGCCGGGCTCCGCAGCCGGAGGAGCCGCTCGCCGCGCGCGTCGAAGAACCCGTCGTCGAGGCGGCGCCCGAGCCGCTGCGGCCGGGCACGCCCGGTGCCGAGCCGGCCGAGGACGAGCCGGTGGTCGACGCCCGCAACAACTGGCCGACCTACTTCAACAAGTCGCCGGAGGCGCCGCCGCAGGCTTCGTCCTCGGCGAGCCTGAACGCGAAGTACACCTTCGAGACGTTCGTCATCGGCGCGTCGAACCGGTTCGCGCACGCGGCCGCGGTCGCCATCGCGGAAGCGCCCGCCCGGGCCTACAACCCGCTGTTCGTCTGGGGCGCTTCGGGTTTGGGCAAGACGCACCTGCTGCACGCGGCAGGCCACTACGCGCAGCGGCTGTTCCCCGGCATGCGGGTGAAGTACGTCTCCACCGAGGAGTTCACCAACGACTTCATCAACAGCCTGCGCGACGACCGCAAGGTCGCGTTCAAGCGGCGCTACCGCGAGACCGACATCCTGCTGGTCGACGACATCCAGTTCATCGAGGGCAAGGAAGGCATCCAGGAGGAGTTCTTCCACACCTTCAACACCCTGCACAACGCGAACAAGCAGATCGTGGTCTCCTCGGATCGCCCGCCCAAGCAGCTGGCCACCCTGGAGGAGCGGCTGCGGACCCGCTTCGAGTGGGGCCTGATCACCGACGTGCAGCCGCCCGAGCTGGAGACCCGCATCGCGATCCTGCGCAAGAAGGCGCGGATGGACCGGCTCGATGTGCCGCACGACGTGCTCGAGCTCATCGCCAGCCGGGTGGAGCGCAATATCCGCGAGCTGGAGGGCGCGCTGATCCGGGTGACGGCCTTCGCTTCGCTCAACGGCCAGCCGCTGGACCTGTCGCTGGCCGAGGTGGTGCTGCGCGATCTCATGCCCGACACCGCGGCGCTGGAGATCAACGCGGCGACGATCATGGCCGTCACCGCCGAGTACTTCAACACCACGCTGGAGGAACTGACCGGGCCGGGCAAGGCGCGCCCGCTCGCCCAGGCCCGCCAGATCGCCATGTATCTGTGCCGGGAGCTCACCGATCTCTCGCTGCCCAAGATCGGCCAGGCGTTCGGTCGCGACCACACCACGGTGATGTACGCGGAGAAGAAAGTGCGCAAGGAGATGACCGAGCGGCGCCGCGTCTACGACCAGGTGCAAGAACTCACAGCCCGGATCAAACAACGCTCCCGCTGA
- the dnaN gene encoding DNA polymerase III subunit beta, whose translation MELASMKFRVAREDFAESVAWVARSLPSRPPVPVLGGVLLVADENGLTVSGFDYEVSAQMRVAAEVAGPGQVLVSGRLLADITKALSNKPVDVSVDGTRVLIACGSAKFSLPTMPVEDYPQLPEVPQQTGELGVDVFGEAVGQVAVAAGRDDTLPMLTGIRVEIEGNDVVLAATDRFRLAVRHLQWQPTRPDIETAVLIPARTLSEAAKTLGATDAPVQLSLGTGGGADGLLGIVNAGRRTTTRLLDAEFPKFRQLLPKEHTSIATLPVAALSEAIKRVALVAERGAQVRLEFSTDGVLLSAGGDDAGRAEEWLEADFRGEPLTIAFNPGYLTEGLSALHADRVTFGFTTPSRPAVLLPASDEEPKVLESGAFAALESQYIYLLMPVRLPG comes from the coding sequence ATGGAGCTTGCGAGCATGAAGTTTCGGGTCGCCCGAGAGGATTTCGCCGAGTCGGTGGCCTGGGTGGCGCGCAGCCTGCCCTCCCGTCCTCCTGTGCCTGTTCTGGGCGGTGTGCTGCTGGTGGCCGACGAGAACGGCCTGACGGTCTCCGGCTTCGACTACGAGGTCTCCGCGCAGATGCGGGTGGCCGCCGAGGTCGCCGGTCCCGGCCAGGTGCTGGTCTCGGGCCGGCTGCTCGCCGACATCACCAAGGCGCTGTCGAACAAGCCGGTCGATGTCTCCGTCGACGGCACCCGCGTACTCATCGCCTGTGGCAGCGCCAAGTTCTCCCTGCCGACCATGCCGGTCGAGGACTATCCCCAGCTGCCCGAGGTGCCGCAGCAGACCGGCGAGCTCGGTGTCGACGTGTTCGGTGAGGCCGTGGGCCAGGTCGCCGTCGCCGCGGGCCGCGACGACACGCTCCCGATGCTCACCGGTATCCGGGTGGAGATCGAGGGCAACGACGTGGTGCTGGCCGCCACCGACCGCTTCCGGCTCGCCGTGCGTCATCTGCAGTGGCAGCCCACCCGCCCCGACATCGAGACCGCCGTGCTCATCCCGGCGCGCACGCTGTCCGAGGCCGCCAAGACCCTCGGCGCCACCGACGCGCCCGTGCAGCTGTCGCTGGGCACCGGTGGCGGCGCCGACGGCCTGCTCGGCATCGTCAACGCCGGTCGCCGCACCACCACGCGCCTGCTCGACGCCGAATTCCCCAAGTTCCGCCAGTTGCTCCCCAAGGAGCACACCTCCATCGCCACGCTGCCCGTCGCGGCGCTGTCCGAGGCGATCAAGCGTGTCGCCCTGGTGGCCGAGCGCGGCGCACAGGTGCGGCTCGAGTTCTCCACAGACGGTGTGCTGCTGTCGGCGGGTGGGGACGACGCGGGCCGCGCCGAGGAATGGCTGGAAGCCGATTTCCGCGGTGAGCCGCTGACCATCGCGTTCAACCCCGGCTACCTCACCGAGGGCCTGTCGGCGCTGCACGCGGACCGGGTGACCTTCGGGTTCACCACCCCCAGCCGTCCGGCCGTGCTGCTGCCCGCCTCCGACGAGGAGCCCAAGGTGCTGGAGTCCGGTGCGTTCGCCGCGCTGGAGAGCCAGTACATCTACCTGCTGATGCCGGTCCGGCTGCCCGGCTGA
- the rpmH gene encoding 50S ribosomal protein L34 yields the protein MAKGKRTFQPNNRRRARVHGFRLRMRTRAGRAIVSARRRKGRAELTA from the coding sequence GTGGCCAAGGGCAAGCGGACGTTCCAGCCGAACAACCGTCGTCGGGCGCGCGTGCACGGCTTCCGCCTCCGGATGCGCACCCGTGCGGGTCGCGCCATCGTTTCGGCGCGTCGCCGTAAGGGCCGTGCCGAACTGACTGCCTGA
- the yidD gene encoding membrane protein insertion efficiency factor YidD — protein sequence MRTLLRLPANTLIFLIELYRTYVSPTRMPICRFTPTCSEYAVTALRTRGLLVGSVLTVVRLAKCAPWHPGGWDPVPERGSNACTKSSPALIGDTNDGST from the coding sequence ATGAGGACGCTGCTCCGGCTCCCCGCGAACACGCTGATCTTCCTGATCGAGCTGTACCGGACCTATGTCTCCCCCACCCGGATGCCGATCTGCCGGTTCACCCCCACCTGCAGTGAGTACGCGGTGACCGCCCTGCGCACCCGCGGCCTGCTCGTCGGGTCGGTGCTGACGGTCGTGCGCCTCGCGAAATGCGCGCCCTGGCACCCTGGAGGGTGGGATCCCGTGCCAGAGCGCGGGTCGAATGCCTGCACAAAGTCATCGCCCGCGCTGATCGGCGATACGAACGACGGGAGTACCTAG
- the yidC gene encoding membrane protein insertase YidC, whose product MLDIIYWPVSAILWFWHKAFGFVFGADSGLAWSLAIVFLVFTLRLVLYKPFVKQVRTTKQMQELQPQIKELQKKYKNDRETMAREMQKLQKEHGFNPLMGCLPVLVQVPVFLGLFHVLRSFNRTGHGFGQLGMSAYDNAHTPNYIFSATDVQSFLSARIFGAPIASFITMPQSELEAFAEWGGTPTKLTIALVAIPLMVIAGLATHFNARASVDRQTPEAAANPQAAIMNKLSLWVFPLGVLVGGPFLMIGILIYWVANNIWTYGQQHLVFGRMEKEEEEKKAKKLEQRAQNAPKPGAKPVDVRKRPQDAATDDSSTNGTAATNGTAKQTAKQGGGQRRPGGQKRPGNRGRANQKRKR is encoded by the coding sequence GTGCTCGACATCATCTATTGGCCGGTATCCGCGATTCTGTGGTTCTGGCACAAAGCCTTCGGCTTCGTGTTCGGCGCCGACAGCGGGCTCGCCTGGAGCCTTGCCATCGTCTTCCTGGTCTTCACGTTGCGGCTCGTGCTCTACAAGCCGTTCGTCAAGCAGGTACGTACCACCAAGCAGATGCAGGAGCTGCAGCCCCAGATCAAGGAGCTGCAGAAGAAGTACAAGAACGACCGCGAGACCATGGCGCGGGAGATGCAGAAGCTGCAGAAGGAACACGGCTTCAACCCGCTGATGGGCTGTCTGCCGGTCCTCGTGCAGGTGCCGGTGTTCCTCGGTCTCTTCCACGTGCTGCGCTCGTTCAACCGCACCGGCCACGGCTTCGGCCAGCTCGGTATGTCCGCGTACGACAACGCGCACACCCCGAACTACATCTTCTCCGCGACCGACGTCCAGTCGTTCCTGAGCGCCCGCATCTTCGGTGCGCCGATCGCGTCGTTCATCACGATGCCGCAGAGCGAACTGGAAGCCTTCGCCGAGTGGGGCGGCACCCCGACCAAGCTCACCATCGCGCTCGTCGCGATCCCGCTGATGGTGATCGCCGGTCTGGCGACGCACTTCAACGCTCGCGCCTCCGTCGACCGGCAGACGCCGGAAGCCGCCGCGAACCCGCAGGCCGCCATCATGAACAAGCTGTCGCTGTGGGTCTTCCCGCTCGGCGTGCTCGTCGGTGGCCCCTTCCTGATGATCGGCATCCTGATCTACTGGGTGGCCAACAACATCTGGACCTACGGTCAGCAGCACCTGGTGTTCGGCCGCATGGAGAAGGAAGAGGAAGAGAAGAAGGCGAAGAAGCTGGAGCAGCGGGCGCAGAACGCGCCGAAGCCCGGCGCCAAACCGGTCGACGTCCGCAAGCGTCCACAGGACGCCGCGACCGACGACTCGTCGACCAACGGCACCGCCGCGACCAACGGCACCGCCAAGCAGACCGCCAAGCAGGGTGGCGGTCAGCGCAGGCCGGGAGGCCAGAAGCGGCCGGGTAACCGCGGCCGTGCGAACCAGAAGCGTAAGCGCTGA